In Capsicum annuum cultivar UCD-10X-F1 chromosome 11, UCD10Xv1.1, whole genome shotgun sequence, one genomic interval encodes:
- the LOC107847026 gene encoding putative late blight resistance protein homolog R1B-12, whose amino-acid sequence MTCQKKSTLWYRIQSGNASRSSTSQFLTSILINKIVFCNMFFHRTKAILKFLNHLNSKFYICCIFLSNFIITRFNNNILRTTLQEVFEFALPQNQENVMLFMPRKGTISESSMTTSLEEIVGFEDETAELIHQLVWGPKHLDVVTLVGMPGIGKTTMAKRLYTHNDIISRFDVCSWCTISQVYNKRKTLFELLSNLVPLYDNTRSNDELADQLRRCLLRKKYLIVIDDLWSTEVWDDLRRCFPDDYSGSRIILTTRQDKVASYTELSSAARHLRLLTDEESWCLLQKKVLGEESCPPELDVIGAQIAQSCGGLPLAIILVAGVLAKLDKNNVRWGEVAYGLSSSISGDEQKYMDIIYLSYRLLPGHLTNGFLYFGKHFEDELLVRELIQLWIAEEFAVGNELMSAEDVAKDYVKELIDSNLVMVVRRSFSGEVKAIRMHDLLREFCLTSCKSYRSRNSTAAEHERGISLDFRYNYKQAEDLYPHSAICRVPYHVDDVLNQNNFLIFDCNSFHAKPRITSLRVLDLVCVTLSNAYYIQFLINLRFLALKGNFEEDPSWLSNLKYLKTLILRESRRLDLSHAIWGMVSLKHLEVTGKSAVIRCHVPEFKMNRRLTKLQWVSFVQLPGGEEFQEFVSKVPNLVKLRCMVDEPHIVQRCIQLPGLDSLNKLESLKLKVSFLNCAAKRLEVNFPRNLKKLTLSSCQLPWSEISAIGGLENLEALNLESDAFKGTQWDVNEEEFKSLKLLTFYSMNIPQWNFSDMSFPNLQHVIFINSQLKTIPRSFENLLLLQMIEVSWCKCSRDALNSAEEIKRTHEDMGNHEFKLIIKSREEDVDELGPSWQVDAHLQNWKYLFCLLLVLFLIIFQHFFKLLK is encoded by the exons ATGACATGCCAGAAAAAGTCAACACTTTGGTATAGAATTCAAAGTGGGAATGCATCTAGATCTAGTACTTCCCAATTCTTGACTAGTATTCTTATAAACAAAATAGTTTTCTGTAACATGTTCTTCCATAGAACAAAGGCAATTCTGAAATTTCTCAATCATTTAAATTCCAagttctatatctgttgcattttTCTCTCCAACTTTATTATTACCCGTTTTAACAACAATATATTGCGCACCACTCTGCAAGAAGTTTTCGAGTTTGCACttccacaaaatcaagaaaacGTCATGCTGTTTATGCCAAGAAAAGGCACAATTTCTGAGTCCAGTATGACCACAAGTTTAGAAGAAATTGTGGGATTTGAGGATGAGACAGCAGAGCTGATACATCAACTTGTATGGGGTCCGAAACATTTAGATGTAGTCACCCTTGTTGGAATGCCAGGAATAGGCAAGACAACTATGGCGAAGAGATTGTATACTCATAATGATATTATCAGTCGTTTTGATGTCTGTTCGTGGTGCACCATTTCTCAAGTATATAATAAGAGAAAGACATTGTTTGAGTTATTGAGTAATTTGGTTCCTCTTTATGACAACACAAGGAGCAATGATGAACTAGCTGATCAGTTGCGGAGATGTTTGCTGAGGAAGAAATACTTAATTGTCATTGATGATTTATGGAGCACTGAAGTGTGGGATGACTTAAGGAGATGTTTTCCGGATGATTATAGCGGTAGTAGAATCATTTTGACAACTAGACAAGACAAAGTGGCTTCTTATACTGAACTATCTAGTGCTGCTCGTCATCTTCGTTTACTTACAGATGAAGAAAGTTGGTGCTTATTGCAGAAGAAAGTACTTGGAGAAGAAAGTTGTCCCCCAGAACTTGATGTAATAGGAGCGCAAATAGCACAGAGCTGCGGAGGGCTTCCACTTGCTATTATTTTGGTAGCTGGTGTCCTTGCAAAACTCGACAAGAACAACGTTCGTTGGGGAGAAGTTGCGTATGGTTTAAGTTCAAGTATTTCTGGTGATGAGCAAAAGTACATGGACATAATCTACTTGAGTTATAGACTTTTACCTGGGCACTTGACGAACGGCTTTCTTTACTTTGGAAAACATTTTGAGGATGAGCTTTTGGTTCGAGAGTTGATACAGCTTTGGATCGCTGAAGAATTTGCAGTAGGTAACGAGTTAATGAGTGCAGAAGATGTAGCAAAGGACTACGTGAAGGAATTAATAGATAGTAACCTTGTAATGGTTGTCCGAAGGAGTTTCTCTGGTGAGGTGAAAGCGATTCGTATGCATGATCTGTTGCGTGAGTTTTGCTTGACTAGCTGTAAGAGTTACAG ATCACGCAACTCAACTGCTGCTGAGCATGAGCGTGGCATTTCACTTGATTTTCGCTATAATTACAAACAAGCTGAAGATTTATATCCCCATTCTGCTATCTGTCGAGTACCTTATCATGTTGATGATGTACTTAACCAGAACAACTTTCTCATCTTTGACTGCAACAGTTTTCATGCCAAACCTAGGATTACATCATTGAGAGTGTTGGATTTGGTATGCGTTACATTGAGCAATGCATACTACATTCAATTCTTAATCAATTTAAGATTCTTGGCCCTGAAGGGGAATTTTGAGGAAGATCCATCATGGTTATCCAATCTCAAGTACTTAAAAACATTGATACTCAGGGAATCGCGCAGATTAGACCTATCACATGCAATTTGGGGTATGGTGAGCTTAAAACATTTGGAAGTGACTGGTAAATCAGCTGTCATCAGGTGCCATGTCCCAGAGTTCAAGATGAACCGTCGTTTAACAAAATTACAATGGGTTTCCTTTGTACAGTTACCTGGAGGGGAAGAGTTCCAAGAGTTTGTGTCAAAAGTACCCAATTTGGTAAAGCTGAGGTGCATGGTTGATGAACCACATATCGTTCAGAGATGCATTCAACTTCCGGGTTTAGACTCTTTGAATAAACTCGAATCACTTAAACTTAAAGTCTCTTTTCTAAACTGTGCTGCCAAGCGACTTGAGGTCAACTTCCCGAGGAACCTCAAGAAGTTGACCTTGTCATCATGTCAATTACCATGGAGTGAAATTTCAGCAATAGGGGGGCTAGAAAACCTGGAGGCCCTCAATTTGGAGTCCGACGCTTTTAAGGGAACGCAATGGGATGTCAATGAAGAGGAGTTCAAGAGTCTCAAGCTCTTGACATTCTACAGCATGAATATTCCACAATGGAACTTTTCTGATATGTCCTTTCCTAACCTCCAGCATGTGATTTTCATAAACAGCCAACTGAAAACAATTCCTCGCAGCTTTGAAAACCTACTTTTGCTGCAGATGATTGAGGTGTCTTGGTGCAAATGCAGTCGCGATGCCTTAAACTCTGCTGAAGAGATTAAGAGAACTCATGAGGATATGGGAAATCATGAATTCAAGCTTATAATCAAAAGTAGAGAGGAGGATGTTGATGAACTTGGACCGTCTTGGCAAGTTGATGCGCATCTGCAAAACTGGAAATATCTCTTCTGTTTACTTCTTGTTCTCTTCTTGatcatttttcaacattttttcaagtTACTGAAGTAA
- the LOC107846722 gene encoding putative late blight resistance protein homolog R1B-12, with translation MHDDPLFLKHVYYLKKEKRNFFNGQKDNPNGSFIMQPAAIVFLNLYIHSTKQFRDISIILSAPSATSQQHLNRQIQGYVLLIVQEEAHFLWTEELIERLIWGPKDLDVVSLVGMPGIGKTTLAKRLYTHNVIISRFDVCSWGTISQAYNKRKTLLEMLGDLVPLNDSTCSDDELAEKLRRHLLKKSYLIVIDDLWSIDAWDALMRCFPDDKNSSRIILTNRRDNVASYTKRFSAPHHHRLFTDEESWRLLQKEVFGEERFPPELEKIGVQIAQSCRGLPLAIVLVAGLLAKIEKQELCWRKVTNDLRCSCVIADDAQRYMDIITLSFSLLPDQLKLCFLYFGEYFGNGVKVRKLIQRWVAEEFAIGNGLKSAENVAKDYVMELVDSNLVMVVRRSFSGKVIAISMHDLLGEFCSTTCIDQWGPEG, from the exons ATGCACGACGACCCTCTATTTCTCAAGCACGTGTATTatttgaaaaaggaaaagagGAATTTCTTCAATGGGCAAAAGGACAATCCG AATGGATCATTCATTATGCAGCCAGCTGCTATAGTTTTCTTGAACTTGTACATCCATAGCACAAAGCAATTCAGAGATATCTCAATCATATTGAGCG CACCATCTGCAACAAGTCAGCAGCATTTGAATCGACAAATTCAAGGCTACGTCCTGTTGATTGTGCAAGAAGAAGCACATTTTCTCTGG ACGGAGGAGCTGATTGAACGACTTATCTGGGGACCGAAAGATTTAGATGTGGTCTCCCTTGTTGGAATGCCTGGAATAGGTAAGACGACGTTAGCGAAGAGATTATATACTCATAATGTTATTATCAGTCGCTTTGATGTTTGTTCATGGGGCACTATTTCTCAAGCATATAATAAGAGGAAGACCTTGCTTGAAATGTTGGGTGATTTGGTTCCTCTCAATGACAGCACGTGTAGTGATGATGAACTAGCAGAGAAGCTGCGAAGACATTTGCTAAAGAAGAGTTACCTCATAGTCATTGATGATTTATGGAGCATTGACGCATGGGATGCCTTAATGAGATGTTTTCCAGATGATAAAAACAGCAGTAGAATCATCTTGACAAATAGACGAGACAATGTGGCTTCTTATACTAAGCGTTTTAGTGCCCCTCATCATCATCGTTTATTCACAGATGAAGAAAGTTGGCGCTTATTGCAGAAGGAGGTGTTTGGAGAAGAAAGGTTTCCTCCAGAACTTGAGAAGATAGGAGTGCAAATAGCACAGAGCTGCAGAGGTCTTCCACTTGCAATTGTTTTGGTAGCTGGTCTTCTTGccaaaatagaaaaacaagaacTTTGTTGGAGAAAAGTTACCAATGATTTAAGATGTTCATGTGTTATTGCTGATGATGCCCAAAGGTACATGGACATAATTACGTTGAGCTTCAGTCTTTTACCTGATCAGTTGAAACTATGTTTTCTCTACTTTGGAGAATACTTTGGAAATGGAGTTAAGGTCCGAAAGTTGATACAGCGTTGGGTTGCTGAAGAATTTGCAATAGGTAACGGGTTAAAGAGTGCAGAGAATGTAGCAAAGGACTACGTGATGGAGTTAGTAGATAGTAACCTTGTAATGGTTGTCCGAAGGAGTTTCTCCGGCAAGGTGATAGCAATTAGCATGCATGATCTATTAGGCGAGTTTTGCTCCACTACTTGTATAGATCAATGGGGGCCAGAGGGGTAA